The following coding sequences are from one Microtus ochrogaster isolate Prairie Vole_2 chromosome 14 unlocalized genomic scaffold, MicOch1.0 chr14_random_1, whole genome shotgun sequence window:
- the Sema6d gene encoding semaphorin-6D isoform X9 yields MRFFLLWFCVLFLLASRLRAVSFPEDDEPLNTVDYHYSRQYPVFRGRPSGNESQHRLDFQLMLKIRDTLYIAGRDQVYTVNLNEIPKTEVIPSKKLTWRSRQQDRENCAMKGKHKDECHNFIKVFVPRNDEMVFVCGTNAFNPMCRYYRLNTLEYDGEEISGLARCPFDARQTNVALFADGKLYSATVADFLASDAVIYRSMGDGSALRTIKYDSKWIKEPHFLHAIEYGNYVYFFFREIAVEHNNLGKAVYSRVARICKNDMGGSQRVLEKHWTSFLKARLNCSVPGDSFFYFDVLQSITDIIQINGIPTVIGVFTTQLNSIPGSAVCAFSMDDIEKVFKGRFKEQKTPDSVWTAVPEDKVPKPRPGCCAKHGLAEAYKTSIDFPDETLSFIKSHPLMDSAVPPIADEPWFTKTRVRYRLTAIEVDRAAGPYQNYTVIFVGSEAGVVLKVLAKTSPFSLNDSVLLEEIEAYNQAKCSAESEEDRKVVSLQLDKDHHALYVAFSSCVVRIPLSRCERYGACKKSCIASRDPYCGWLSQGVCERVTLGMLLLTEDFFAFHNHSAGGYEQDMEYGNTAHLGDCHGVRWEVQSGDSNQMVHMNVLITCVFAAFVLGAFIAGVAVYCYRDMFVRKNRKIHKDAESAQSCTDSSGSFAKLNGLFDSPVKEYQQNIDSPKLYSNLLTSRKELPPNADTKSMVMEHRGQPPELAALPTPESTPVLHQKTLQAMKSHSDKAHGHGASRREHPQCFPSSPPPHSPLSHGHIPSAIVLPNATHDYNTSFSNSNAHKAEKKLQNIDHPLTKSSKREHRRSVDSRNTLNDLLKHLNDPNSNPKAIMGEIHVAHQTLMLDPVGPMSEVPPKVPNREASLYSPPSTLPRNSPTKRVDVPTTPGVPMTSLERQRGYHKNSSQRHSISAVPKNLNSPNGVLLSRQPSMNRGGYMPTPTGAKVDYIQGTPVSVHLQPSLSRQSSYTSNGTLPRTGLKRTPSLKPDVPPKPSFVPQTTSVRPLNKYTY; encoded by the exons ATTCAAGGCAATATCCGGTTTTTAGAGGACGCCCTTCAGGCAACGAATCGCAGCATAGGCTGGACTTTCAGCTGATGTTGAAAATTCGAGACACACTTTATATTGCTGGCAG AGATCAAGTCTATACAGTGAACTTAAATGAAATCCCCAAAACAGAGGTCATACCAAGCAAG AAGCTGACGTGGAGGTCCAGACAACAGGATCGAGAAAACTGCGCTATGAAAGGCAAGCATAAA GATGAGTGCCACAACTTCATCAAAGTCTTTGTTCCAAGAAACGATGAGATGGTTTTTGTCTGTGGTACCAATGCTTTCAACCCGATGTGTAGATACTATAGG TTGAATACCTTAGAGTATGATGGGGAAGAAATTAGCGGCCTGGCACGCTGCCCATTTGATGCCCGACAAACCAACGTTGCCCTTTTTGCTG ATGGGAAGCTCTATTCTGCCACAGTGGCTGACTTCCTGGCCAGTGATGCTGTCATTTACAGAAGCATGGGGGATGGATCTGCCCTTCGCACAATAAAATAtgattccaaatggatcaaag AACCACACTTTCTTCACGCCATCGAATATGGAAACTATGTCTATTTCTTCTTCCGAGAAATCGCTGTGGAACACAATAACTTGGGCAAG GCTGTGTACTCCCGCGTGGCTCGCATTTGTAAGAACGACATGGGTGGCTCACAGCGGGTCCTGGAGAAACACTGGACTTCCTTCCTGAAGGCTCGGCTTAACTGCTCTGTCCCCGGAGATTCCTTTTTCTATTTCGACGTCCTGCAGTCCATCACAGACATAATACAGATCAATGGCATCCCCACCGTGATTGGGGTCTTCACCACGCAGCTCAACAG CATTCCCGGCTCTGCAGTCTGTGCCTTCAGCATGGACGACATTGAGAAAGTGTTCAAAGGGCGATTCAAAGAACAGAAAACCCCTGACTCTGTTTGGACGGCAGTCCCCGAAGACAAAGTACCAAAACCAAG GCCTGGCTGTTGTGCCAAACACGGCCTCGCGGAAGCTTACAAAACCTCCATCGACTTCccagatgagaccctgtctttcatCAAATCCCATCCCCTGATGGACTCTGCTGTTCCGCCCATCGCTGATGAGCCCTGGTTCACAAAGACACGGGTCAG GTACAGGTTGACGGCCATCGAAGTGGACCGTGCAGCAGGGCCCTATCAGAACTACACAGTCATCTTTGTTGGCTCTGAAGCTGGTGTGGTGCTTAAAGTGCTGGCGAAGACCAGTCCCTTCTCTTTGAATGACAGCGTATTGCTTGAAGAGATTGAAGCGTACAACCAAGCCAA GTGCAGCGCTGAGAGCGAGGAGGATAGGAAGGTCGTCTCCTTACAGTTGGACAAAGATCACCATGCTTTATACGTGGCCTTCTCCAGCTGCGTCGTGCGCATCCCCCTCAGCCGCTGTGAGCGCTACGGAGCCTGTAAAAA GTCCTGCATTGCCTCACGGGACCCGTACTGTGGCTGGTTAAGCCAAGGCGTTTGTGAGAGAGTGACCTTAGGGATGCT GCTGTTAACTGAAGACTTCTTTGCTTTCCATAACCACAGCGCTGGAGGATATGAACAAGACATGGAATACGGCAACACGGCCCACCTAGGGGACTGCCACG GTGTACGGTGGGAAGTCCAATCTGGAGACTCCAACCAGATGGTCCATATGAACGTCCTCATCACCTGTGTGTTTGCCGCTTTCGTCCTGGGTGCGTTCATTGCAGGCGTGGCTGTATACTGCTACCGTGACATGTTTGTTCGCAAGAACAGAAAGATCCATAAAGACGCCGAATCGGCCCAGTCATGCACCGACTCCAGTGGAAGCTTTGCCAAGCTGAATGGCCTCTTTGACAGTCCCGTCAAGGAATATCAACAGAACATCGATTCTCCCAAACTCTACAGCAACCTGCTGACCAGTCGGAAGGAGCTGCCACCCAACGCGGATACAAAATCCATGGTCATGGAGCATCGAGGCCAGCCTCCAGAGCTGGCTGCGCTCCCCACACCCGAGTCCACGCCTGTGCTCCACCAGAAGACCCTGCAGGCCATGAAGAGCCACTCCGACAAGGCCCATGGCCACGGTGCTTCGAGGAGAGAACACCCCCAGTGTTTTCCTTCCAgtcctccaccccactccccgTTAAGTCACGGGCACATCCCCAGCGCTATTGTTCTTCCGAACGCCACCCACGACTACAACACGTCATTTTCAAACTCTAATGCTCACAAAGCTGAAAAGAAGCTTCAGAACATTGACCACCCTCTTACAAAGTCCAGTAAGAGGGAGCACCGGCGTTCTGTGGATTCCAGAAACACCCTTAACGACCTCCTGAAGCATCTGAATGACCCAAACAGTAACCCCAAAGCCATCATGGGAGAAATCCATGTGGCGCATCAGACCCTCATGCTGGACCCCGTAGGACCTATGTCTGAGGTCCCACCCAAGGTCCCTAACCGGGAGGCATCTCTGTACTCCCCTCCCTCAACACTCCCCAGAAATAGCCCAACCAAGAGAGTCGATGTCCCTACCACTCCCGGGGTCCCAATGACATCTCTGGAAAGACAAAGGGGTTATCATAAAAATTCCTCCCAGAGGCACTCTATATCAGCCGTGCCTAAAAACTTAAACTCACCAAATGGTGTTTTGTTATCCAGACAGCCGAGTATGAACCGTGGAGGGTATATGCCTACTCCCACGGGGGCGAAGGTGGACTACATTCAGGGGACACCCGTGAGTGTCCACCTGCAGCCTTCCCTCTCTAGACAGAGCAGCTATACCAGTAATGGCACCCTACCCAGGACGGGACTAAAGAGGACACCATCCTTAAAACCTGATGTGCCACCAAAGCCTTCCTTTGTTCCTCAAACCACATCGGTCAGACCACTGAACAAATACACTTACTAG